A single genomic interval of Terriglobus albidus harbors:
- a CDS encoding UbiD family decarboxylase — MAFRDLRDWIKALEQAGELVRIREQVDPILDMAEIADRAVKSDGPALLFENVKGYSGSRVLMNQFGSERRMMMALGVNSLDEVAGRIEELLHPPMPGGLMDKLKMLPKLAEVGRFFPKVVSNKDASCKEVIRRENFDVLEFPVLKTWPQDGGRFITLPLVTTKDPKSGKRNLGMYRMQVYDGQTTGMHWQRQKNAAEHLREVLREAAGNSTDAVNVMALTQGGTAAAADISSVPQQVLTKIRGSRMEVAVAIGADPATTFAAIVPAPPEVEEYLISGFLRQQPLELVKCETVDLEVPAHAEIALEGYVDLTELRTEGPFGDHTGFYTMKDEYPVFHITCITHRRDPVYAATIVGKPPMEDAWMGKAVERIFLPLMKLTCPEIVDVNLPPEGVFHNLMIVSIKKSYAGQARKVMNAIWSMGQAMFTKIVIVVDEDCDVQDLAEVTLRVTNNIDPERDIQFTLGPLDSLDHASRLPNYGSKMGIDATRKWAAEGFTREWPEMLEMPSEVKARVDSLCRKLGFN, encoded by the coding sequence GTGGCATTTCGGGATTTGCGGGATTGGATCAAGGCGTTGGAGCAGGCTGGGGAACTCGTGCGGATCCGCGAGCAGGTCGATCCGATTCTTGATATGGCCGAGATCGCCGACCGTGCGGTCAAAAGCGATGGTCCGGCGCTTCTCTTCGAGAACGTGAAGGGATACTCAGGAAGCCGCGTCCTGATGAACCAGTTCGGTTCAGAACGCCGCATGATGATGGCGCTGGGCGTGAACTCGCTCGACGAAGTCGCAGGACGCATTGAGGAGCTGCTGCATCCGCCAATGCCCGGTGGCCTGATGGACAAGCTGAAGATGCTGCCCAAGCTGGCAGAGGTCGGCCGGTTCTTCCCCAAAGTCGTCAGCAATAAGGACGCGTCGTGCAAAGAGGTGATCCGGCGCGAGAACTTCGACGTCCTTGAGTTTCCGGTGTTGAAGACCTGGCCGCAGGACGGAGGGCGTTTTATTACGCTGCCGCTGGTAACGACGAAAGATCCGAAGAGCGGTAAGCGCAACCTGGGTATGTATCGCATGCAGGTCTACGACGGTCAGACGACCGGCATGCACTGGCAGCGGCAGAAGAACGCCGCGGAGCACCTGCGGGAGGTCCTGCGTGAGGCTGCCGGTAATAGCACCGATGCGGTGAACGTGATGGCCCTGACGCAGGGGGGAACGGCAGCCGCGGCCGATATAAGCAGCGTGCCGCAGCAGGTGCTGACGAAGATTCGCGGCAGCCGGATGGAGGTCGCGGTAGCAATTGGCGCCGATCCGGCGACGACCTTCGCCGCGATTGTGCCCGCTCCGCCTGAGGTGGAGGAGTATCTGATCTCTGGCTTCCTGCGGCAGCAGCCGCTGGAACTGGTGAAGTGCGAGACGGTCGATCTGGAGGTGCCGGCGCATGCGGAGATCGCGTTGGAAGGCTATGTCGATCTGACGGAGTTGCGTACCGAAGGCCCCTTCGGCGATCACACTGGCTTCTACACCATGAAGGACGAATATCCCGTTTTTCACATTACGTGCATCACGCATCGCAGAGACCCCGTGTATGCTGCCACGATAGTGGGCAAGCCTCCAATGGAAGATGCATGGATGGGGAAGGCGGTGGAGCGTATCTTCCTGCCTTTGATGAAGCTGACCTGTCCGGAGATTGTGGATGTGAATCTGCCGCCGGAGGGTGTCTTCCATAACCTGATGATCGTCTCCATCAAGAAGAGCTACGCCGGACAGGCGCGCAAGGTGATGAACGCCATCTGGTCGATGGGGCAGGCAATGTTCACCAAGATCGTGATCGTGGTAGATGAGGACTGCGATGTGCAGGATCTGGCCGAAGTGACGCTACGCGTAACCAACAACATCGATCCGGAGCGCGATATCCAGTTCACACTGGGGCCGCTGGACTCTCTGGATCACGCATCGCGTCTGCCGAACTACGGCAGCAAGATGGGCATCGACGCAACACGGAAGTGGGCCGCCGAAGGCTTCACCCGCGAATGGCCGGAGATGCTGGAAATGCCGTCAGAGGTAAAGGCACGGGTCGACAGTCTCTGCCGCAAGCTGGGGTTCAACTGA
- a CDS encoding TolC family protein: MAQRKILVLPAMLLAGALGAQQSRSGVAPSGGGNTSPGSGAAAVQTAQGVLQQQSRSTTGTSGQDNFKGSVVEGKATDGVLDLSLANAIQRGLKTNLGLILETSSVKESGGKRLQELQALLPTARGEMTYNVQQVNLAAFGLSFPGVSPIVGPFQVFDFRGYLSQSVINVQSLENYIAAKHNFAASKLNAEDARDMVTLTVGNAYLLCIADASRVESVQAQVDSSKVSLDQATAAHDAGTSPKLDVLRAQVDYQNQQQQLISAKNDLAKDKLALARTIGLPLEQEFRLTDTAPFAPLENLNADAAFQQALKNRKDLAAAEETLKGADAQKTAAWAQQLPAVTVSGDYGDIGPTPGHSHGTYTASGNVKAPLLQIAKTHGDEEVADASYQTARAQLSDKVQQVNQDIRTAILDIQSAAKLIEATHTNVLTANEALSEAQERFKSGVSDNLAVSQAQAQSAQANDQYISALYQHNLAKLELARALGVAQTNYKDYVGGK, encoded by the coding sequence ATGGCGCAGAGAAAGATCTTGGTTTTGCCGGCGATGCTCCTGGCTGGAGCCCTCGGTGCGCAGCAATCGCGCAGCGGTGTGGCGCCTTCGGGCGGGGGGAATACTTCGCCGGGTTCTGGCGCCGCGGCGGTGCAGACAGCACAAGGTGTGCTGCAACAGCAGTCGCGGAGCACGACAGGGACGAGTGGGCAAGACAACTTCAAGGGCTCGGTCGTGGAGGGAAAAGCCACGGACGGAGTTCTCGATTTGAGTCTCGCTAACGCTATTCAACGTGGACTGAAGACGAACCTCGGACTGATTTTGGAAACCTCTTCGGTGAAAGAGTCCGGGGGCAAGCGGCTGCAGGAGTTGCAGGCTCTGTTGCCGACGGCACGTGGTGAGATGACCTATAACGTGCAGCAGGTTAACCTTGCGGCATTTGGTCTTAGTTTCCCCGGAGTGAGCCCGATTGTCGGACCGTTCCAGGTCTTCGATTTCCGTGGATACCTGTCACAGTCTGTGATCAATGTTCAATCGCTGGAGAACTACATCGCGGCGAAACATAACTTCGCGGCATCGAAGCTGAACGCGGAAGATGCCCGTGACATGGTCACGCTGACAGTAGGTAATGCATATCTGCTATGCATAGCGGATGCCTCGCGCGTGGAGAGCGTGCAGGCCCAGGTGGACTCGTCGAAGGTGAGCCTGGATCAGGCGACAGCCGCCCACGATGCCGGTACGAGCCCGAAGCTCGATGTTCTGAGGGCCCAGGTGGACTATCAGAACCAGCAGCAGCAACTGATCTCAGCGAAGAACGACCTGGCAAAGGACAAACTGGCTCTTGCACGCACGATCGGTCTCCCTCTGGAGCAGGAGTTCCGGCTTACGGATACGGCTCCGTTCGCTCCGCTGGAGAATCTGAATGCGGATGCTGCTTTCCAGCAGGCGCTGAAGAACCGGAAGGATCTGGCTGCTGCAGAGGAAACGCTGAAAGGCGCGGATGCACAGAAGACGGCAGCATGGGCGCAGCAGCTACCGGCCGTGACGGTGAGCGGTGACTATGGCGACATTGGACCCACGCCAGGACACTCGCATGGAACCTATACGGCGAGCGGCAATGTCAAGGCTCCGCTACTGCAGATTGCGAAGACGCACGGCGACGAAGAAGTAGCCGATGCGAGTTACCAGACGGCACGGGCTCAGCTTTCCGATAAGGTGCAGCAGGTCAATCAGGACATTCGCACGGCGATTCTGGATATTCAGTCTGCGGCGAAGCTGATAGAGGCAACGCATACCAACGTGCTTACGGCGAATGAGGCTTTGAGTGAAGCTCAGGAGCGGTTCAAGTCCGGAGTGAGCGATAACCTTGCGGTGTCTCAGGCGCAGGCGCAGTCCGCGCAGGCAAACGATCAGTACATCAGTGCGCTGTATCAACACAACCTCGCCAAGCTGGAACTGGCGCGTGCTTTGGGTGTGGCGCAGACGAACTACAAAGATTATGTGGGAGGAAAGTGA
- a CDS encoding energy transducer TonB, whose product MLESALIESTGRIHTARRYTAIASIGLQLVIGAACITYPLLYPEALPKSAITPLPLQPPMLTKAPQVVTQAAARTVTQSTPLIDRTFTVPRQIPTTIDTTPDPDVAKIGIPDMNMASGNTNDVIGALLRNAGPVPSVVSVTPKPKAAMPRVTEGVTRGLLLKSITPVYPAIARAAGVRGTVVVTAVISKSGAIESLQVVSGPEMLRGAALDAIRAARYRPYLLNGEPTEVQTTITINFIMGG is encoded by the coding sequence ATGCTTGAGTCTGCCCTGATCGAATCCACAGGACGCATTCACACCGCCCGCCGCTACACCGCCATCGCCTCGATTGGTCTCCAGCTAGTTATCGGAGCAGCTTGCATTACCTATCCGCTGCTCTACCCAGAAGCACTTCCAAAGTCGGCGATCACACCGCTGCCCCTTCAGCCGCCGATGCTTACCAAAGCGCCTCAGGTCGTTACCCAGGCAGCAGCCAGAACCGTAACTCAATCGACGCCTCTGATAGATCGCACATTTACGGTCCCACGGCAGATACCAACGACCATTGATACAACCCCAGATCCAGATGTGGCAAAGATCGGGATTCCTGACATGAACATGGCCTCCGGAAATACAAACGATGTCATCGGAGCGCTCCTTCGCAACGCAGGCCCGGTACCTTCCGTTGTCAGCGTCACACCAAAACCCAAGGCGGCCATGCCGCGTGTCACGGAGGGCGTTACACGCGGCCTTCTGCTGAAGTCCATCACTCCTGTCTATCCAGCTATCGCCCGCGCGGCGGGTGTCCGGGGCACAGTTGTCGTTACGGCGGTGATCTCGAAGTCGGGAGCAATCGAGAGCCTGCAGGTGGTCAGCGGCCCTGAAATGCTACGCGGCGCCGCCCTTGATGCCATCCGCGCTGCACGCTACCGGCCCTATCTTCTGAACGGCGAACCTACGGAAGTACAGACCACCATCACGATCAACTTCATCATGGGCGGCTAG
- a CDS encoding Gfo/Idh/MocA family oxidoreductase, with protein MIRTGLIGFGLGGRVFHAPFISVTPGMELTAVLQRGPWKQPFPSASEQYPGVRIVGSVEELLAIEEIDLIVISTPNESHFSLCHAALSAGKHVVIDKPITTSSEEARQLIDLAESKNLIFAPFQNRRFDADFRTVERILDSDRLGRLVTFRAHFDRFRPGIRANTWKESGAPVNGLLFDLGPHLADQPLALFGRPDFVTGSVRTDRDNSAIEDAFDIRLDYPRLTVHLSSSMIAASASPRFLLHGTGGSFVKYGLDPQEPALLAGQRPTVDGEWLCEPESAWGTLVLADPASGGTVSETVPSETGDYRLFFANVRDAITGKAPLTIPAIHGLRITRTLELARQSSAEKRSIPFTEAEWNYR; from the coding sequence ATGATTCGCACCGGACTCATCGGCTTTGGCCTCGGCGGCCGTGTTTTTCACGCGCCCTTTATCTCCGTCACCCCCGGCATGGAACTTACCGCGGTGCTGCAGCGCGGCCCATGGAAGCAACCCTTCCCATCGGCCTCAGAACAGTACCCAGGCGTCCGCATCGTCGGCTCCGTCGAGGAACTCCTGGCCATTGAGGAGATCGACCTTATCGTCATCTCCACGCCGAACGAATCTCACTTCTCGCTGTGCCATGCCGCACTCTCCGCGGGAAAGCATGTTGTTATCGACAAACCCATCACGACCTCATCCGAGGAAGCCCGGCAGCTTATCGACCTCGCTGAGTCAAAGAACCTCATCTTCGCCCCCTTCCAGAACCGGCGCTTTGATGCGGACTTCCGCACAGTCGAACGCATTCTGGACTCCGACCGTCTCGGTCGCCTGGTCACCTTCCGCGCGCACTTCGATCGCTTCCGCCCCGGCATTCGTGCGAATACCTGGAAAGAGAGTGGCGCCCCGGTCAACGGCCTGCTCTTCGATCTCGGACCGCACCTTGCCGATCAGCCGCTTGCACTCTTCGGTAGGCCGGACTTCGTCACCGGCTCAGTCCGTACCGATCGCGATAATTCTGCGATCGAAGATGCCTTCGATATTCGCCTCGACTATCCGCGCCTGACGGTTCACCTCTCGTCGAGCATGATCGCTGCCTCGGCGTCGCCGCGTTTCCTGCTGCACGGTACGGGTGGCAGCTTCGTAAAGTACGGTCTTGATCCGCAGGAGCCTGCTCTGCTTGCCGGTCAGCGGCCCACAGTGGACGGAGAATGGCTCTGCGAACCGGAATCGGCCTGGGGCACTCTGGTCCTTGCCGATCCAGCATCCGGCGGTACGGTTTCAGAAACTGTTCCGTCTGAGACCGGCGACTATCGTCTGTTCTTCGCAAACGTGCGCGACGCTATCACCGGTAAGGCGCCGCTCACAATTCCGGCCATTCACGGACTGCGTATCACCCGCACCCTCGAACTGGCCCGTCAGAGCAGCGCGGAAAAACGCTCCATCCCGTTTACCGAAGCTGAATGGAATTACAGGTAA
- a CDS encoding GNAT family N-acetyltransferase, whose translation MLLQPALRDDIPAICAIESLYPAYITVQPAEQHLAALDDPNLAYLVARDADGSVAGYVIMAGRRSLHHIIELRRIAVGNPSQRLGRPMLLEAMRLAFRKYGAHRLWLDVAEDNERAHALYRSAGFQKEGVLREAHYHDGNYSSLVLMSMLEQEYKEQEGKEQT comes from the coding sequence ATGCTCCTTCAGCCAGCCTTGCGTGACGATATTCCGGCCATCTGCGCGATTGAGTCGCTCTATCCCGCATACATCACCGTGCAGCCGGCGGAACAACACCTTGCCGCCCTCGATGACCCGAATCTCGCTTACCTTGTTGCGCGTGACGCGGACGGCAGCGTTGCAGGATACGTGATCATGGCCGGACGTCGTTCACTGCACCACATCATCGAGCTGCGCCGTATCGCAGTAGGCAATCCGAGCCAGCGTCTGGGCCGTCCGATGCTGCTTGAAGCCATGCGGCTCGCCTTCCGCAAGTATGGTGCGCATCGGCTATGGCTGGATGTCGCCGAAGATAACGAACGTGCACACGCGCTCTACCGTTCCGCCGGCTTCCAGAAGGAAGGCGTTCTGCGAGAAGCCCACTATCACGACGGGAACTATAGCTCGTTGGTGCTGATGTCGATGCTGGAACAGGAATACAAGGAACAAGAAGGCAAGGAACAAACTTAG
- the argJ gene encoding bifunctional glutamate N-acetyltransferase/amino-acid acetyltransferase ArgJ codes for MNESQPSSLPAGFLWSATKAGIKASGKPDLALALAPEGATAAAAFTSNQMVAAPIIIGRQHIAASDGRVTALLINAGNANCATGQHGLDACVTSCDTLAALANCRRENIFPSSTGIIGVPLPAEKITAALPTAFAALAGTEEAADSFRRAIMTTDTKPKSARATVIYKGRSASIFGVCKGAGMIGPQLGPPHATMLVYLFTDIAATPAQLREALGPAVEASFNSISIDGDTSTNDTVLLLASGASGLTLDSDTTDAFRSALNQVTQDLAHQIVDDGEGVTHVVTLHVTGAASVADARAIARTIANSPLCKTAWSSGDPNWGRIIAAAGRSGVVFDPALVSIHIGDQAVFEAGTRSPHFDEAAAHAVMLQREYTIRLDLHAGQAETRFLTCDLTHEYVSINADYSS; via the coding sequence ATGAACGAATCACAGCCTTCCTCACTTCCTGCCGGCTTTCTGTGGTCTGCCACGAAAGCCGGTATTAAGGCCTCCGGGAAACCCGATCTGGCCCTGGCTCTGGCGCCCGAAGGCGCCACCGCGGCAGCAGCTTTTACCAGCAATCAAATGGTCGCCGCTCCCATCATCATTGGGCGGCAGCATATCGCCGCTTCCGATGGCCGCGTCACGGCGCTGTTGATCAACGCCGGCAACGCCAATTGCGCTACTGGACAGCACGGACTGGATGCCTGCGTAACCTCCTGCGATACATTGGCGGCCCTGGCCAACTGCCGCCGGGAAAATATCTTCCCTTCCTCCACCGGCATCATCGGAGTTCCCCTTCCAGCTGAGAAGATTACCGCTGCCCTCCCCACCGCCTTCGCTGCCCTCGCCGGTACCGAAGAGGCTGCGGACAGCTTCCGCCGCGCCATTATGACGACGGATACCAAACCGAAGTCGGCACGCGCCACTGTCATCTATAAGGGCAGGTCAGCCTCGATTTTCGGTGTCTGCAAAGGAGCAGGCATGATCGGCCCACAGCTCGGGCCGCCGCACGCCACCATGCTGGTGTATCTGTTTACGGATATCGCAGCTACTCCTGCCCAGCTTCGCGAAGCGCTCGGCCCGGCGGTAGAGGCCAGCTTCAACTCCATTTCGATCGACGGCGATACCTCCACGAACGATACGGTGCTCCTGCTTGCCTCCGGGGCCAGTGGTCTGACGTTGGATAGCGACACCACGGACGCCTTCCGGAGCGCCCTGAATCAGGTTACCCAGGATCTGGCTCACCAGATCGTCGACGACGGCGAAGGCGTAACGCATGTGGTCACGCTGCACGTCACCGGAGCTGCCTCTGTCGCAGACGCCCGGGCGATCGCCCGCACGATCGCCAATTCTCCGCTCTGCAAGACCGCGTGGTCCTCCGGCGATCCGAACTGGGGACGCATTATTGCGGCGGCCGGCCGTTCGGGCGTCGTCTTCGACCCCGCCCTTGTGTCCATCCATATCGGCGATCAGGCGGTCTTTGAAGCAGGTACGCGGTCACCGCATTTCGACGAGGCCGCAGCGCATGCCGTCATGCTGCAGCGTGAGTACACTATCCGGCTGGATCTCCACGCCGGCCAGGCTGAGACCCGCTTTCTGACCTGCGACCTTACGCACGAGTACGTCAGCATCAACGCCGACTATTCCAGCTAG
- a CDS encoding VTT domain-containing protein, whose translation MPIAIEFFVQYAYVILFTWVLLEQLGIPIPTTPALLTVGTLSAAHKLHASFSLAAVVVACLLADSVWWWLGRRFGGKVVKLVCRLSLEASACVKKTEGYFGRRGGVTLLFAKFVPGLNTLAPPVAGQTGMSYPKFLVMDGLGALIWGSAYIFAGRFFGDIAKRNAAFFHWMGRFAGVLFVLLVIGFLVQKIWRQRKFLLSVRELRLDASELKKMIDTALEDGTVAPFIVDLRHPLDYLPDPRVLPGAVRIQPAELEKQHDQIPRDRDVVLYCTCPSEETSAKVALRLHKLGIYRVRPLKGGFDGWKQAGYPLEEYVEPASTGSKLAVSA comes from the coding sequence ATGCCTATCGCCATCGAGTTCTTTGTGCAGTACGCCTACGTGATTTTGTTTACGTGGGTCCTGCTGGAGCAGCTCGGCATTCCTATTCCGACGACGCCCGCTCTGCTTACGGTGGGAACCCTTTCGGCTGCTCACAAGCTACACGCCTCCTTCTCTCTGGCGGCAGTGGTCGTAGCGTGTCTTCTGGCGGACTCTGTCTGGTGGTGGTTGGGACGCCGGTTCGGCGGCAAGGTCGTAAAGCTGGTCTGCCGGTTGAGCCTGGAGGCGAGCGCCTGCGTCAAGAAGACCGAGGGATATTTTGGCCGCCGCGGCGGCGTAACCCTGCTGTTCGCCAAGTTCGTGCCGGGTTTGAATACCCTCGCCCCTCCTGTTGCCGGGCAAACCGGCATGTCTTATCCGAAGTTCCTGGTCATGGATGGGCTTGGGGCACTGATCTGGGGAAGCGCATATATCTTCGCAGGTAGGTTCTTTGGCGATATCGCCAAAAGGAACGCAGCTTTCTTCCACTGGATGGGACGGTTCGCAGGGGTTCTGTTCGTTCTGCTTGTCATCGGCTTCCTTGTGCAGAAGATCTGGCGGCAGCGCAAGTTCCTTTTGAGCGTGCGCGAACTCCGTCTGGACGCTTCTGAGCTGAAAAAGATGATCGATACAGCGTTGGAAGACGGAACTGTAGCGCCGTTCATCGTGGATCTGCGGCATCCGCTGGACTACCTCCCGGACCCTCGGGTCCTGCCGGGCGCCGTCCGCATTCAGCCGGCAGAGCTGGAGAAGCAGCACGACCAAATTCCGCGCGACCGGGATGTGGTGCTGTACTGCACCTGTCCGAGCGAGGAGACCAGCGCGAAGGTGGCGCTGCGGCTGCACAAGCTGGGCATCTACCGCGTAAGACCTCTGAAGGGCGGCTTTGACGGGTGGAAGCAGGCCGGATACCCCCTGGAAGAGTACGTCGAGCCGGCTTCCACCGGGTCAAAGCTTGCGGTGAGCGCCTGA
- a CDS encoding HlyD family secretion protein, translating to MADGQQNQEQQRIQPQAVQERSDDTAPEQPEKKAKRRVIVIAVLVLLALAGGLFYWRSTFTEDTDDAQVDGDLYQVSSRVTGQVIKVYVEDNQTVEAGKVLAEIDPKDYEVALQQAEAQLANAQASYEQATVNVPITSLSTLTETSTTSSDVQGSIAAVAQAQKQVAAAEARVEQAKANLTKADLDVQRYTPLVAKDVISKQQFDAAVATAAAQKAQYLEAQSSLVAQQEAVRQSQQKLIQSQASAAQAAKNGPQQVKVQEARATAAAAEVKQAQARVDQAKLNLSYTKILAPVTGIVNKKNVQVGANLSIGQNLLTIVPLENLWVTANFKETQLEKMHPDQKVVIKVDALGGREYKGKVTQIGGATGSRLSLFPPENATGNYVKVVQRIPVRIDFTNLKEENKDLSLRPGYSVVPEVRIK from the coding sequence GTGGCGGACGGACAACAGAATCAGGAACAGCAGAGGATTCAGCCGCAGGCTGTGCAGGAGCGCAGCGATGATACGGCGCCCGAGCAGCCGGAGAAGAAGGCCAAGCGGCGCGTCATCGTGATTGCGGTGCTGGTGCTGCTGGCACTGGCGGGCGGCTTGTTCTACTGGCGCAGCACCTTCACCGAAGACACCGATGATGCCCAGGTGGATGGCGATCTGTACCAGGTGAGCTCACGTGTGACCGGCCAGGTCATCAAGGTCTACGTAGAAGACAACCAGACGGTTGAGGCTGGCAAGGTGCTGGCGGAGATCGATCCGAAGGACTACGAGGTAGCGCTGCAACAGGCCGAGGCGCAGTTGGCGAATGCCCAGGCCTCCTATGAGCAGGCAACGGTCAACGTACCGATCACGAGCCTGAGCACTCTTACAGAAACCTCGACTACAAGTTCGGACGTCCAGGGATCGATCGCCGCCGTGGCGCAGGCGCAGAAGCAGGTAGCTGCTGCCGAGGCCCGGGTGGAACAGGCGAAGGCGAACCTGACCAAAGCCGATCTGGATGTACAACGGTATACGCCCCTGGTGGCTAAGGACGTGATCTCGAAGCAGCAGTTCGACGCTGCTGTCGCGACTGCTGCCGCACAGAAGGCGCAGTACCTCGAAGCCCAGTCGTCCCTGGTAGCGCAGCAGGAAGCAGTCCGCCAGTCGCAGCAGAAGCTGATACAGTCTCAGGCCAGTGCTGCGCAGGCCGCCAAGAATGGTCCTCAACAGGTCAAAGTGCAGGAGGCTCGCGCCACTGCTGCGGCAGCCGAAGTCAAGCAGGCCCAGGCCCGGGTCGATCAGGCCAAACTGAACTTGAGCTACACCAAGATCCTGGCTCCGGTGACGGGCATTGTGAACAAGAAGAACGTTCAGGTGGGGGCAAATCTGTCCATCGGGCAGAATCTGCTGACCATTGTGCCTCTGGAGAACCTCTGGGTGACCGCAAACTTCAAGGAAACCCAGCTCGAGAAGATGCACCCTGATCAGAAAGTCGTGATCAAGGTAGACGCTCTGGGTGGACGTGAGTACAAGGGCAAGGTGACGCAGATCGGTGGAGCGACCGGCTCGCGACTGAGCCTTTTCCCGCCGGAGAACGCCACGGGTAACTACGTAAAGGTCGTGCAGCGTATTCCGGTACGCATTGACTTCACCAACCTGAAGGAAGAAAACAAGGATCTTTCCTTGCGGCCCGGCTATTCGGTTGTGCCGGAGGTACGGATCAAGTAG
- a CDS encoding Dps family protein, translating to MAVAMKKVESKDLITPHWHEKAKEIQKYGSVVKDLPNALESDVREAMCAKLNQLLADSITLRDMYKKHHWQVAGPTFYQLHLLFDKHFEEQVEIVDVIAERIQLLGGVTIAMGADVAEVSQIQRPPRGREEVPVQISRLLDAHRVIIEECRKLAEAADKAGDDGTNDLAVSDVLRPNELQSWFLSQHLVEMPLTFAE from the coding sequence ATGGCTGTCGCTATGAAGAAGGTTGAGAGCAAAGACCTGATCACGCCCCACTGGCATGAGAAGGCGAAGGAGATCCAGAAGTACGGTTCGGTAGTGAAGGATCTTCCGAACGCTCTGGAGTCCGATGTTCGTGAAGCGATGTGCGCTAAGCTGAATCAGCTTTTGGCGGACTCGATCACCCTCCGTGACATGTATAAAAAGCACCATTGGCAGGTGGCGGGACCTACCTTCTACCAGCTTCACCTTCTGTTTGATAAACACTTCGAAGAGCAGGTGGAGATCGTCGACGTGATCGCCGAGCGCATCCAGTTGCTGGGTGGTGTCACGATCGCGATGGGAGCGGATGTCGCTGAAGTATCGCAGATTCAGCGTCCGCCCCGCGGCCGGGAAGAGGTTCCAGTGCAGATCTCACGCCTGCTGGATGCCCACCGGGTCATCATCGAGGAGTGCCGCAAGCTGGCCGAGGCTGCCGATAAGGCGGGCGATGATGGCACCAATGATCTGGCGGTCAGCGATGTGCTCCGCCCGAACGAGCTGCAGAGCTGGTTCCTCAGCCAACACCTGGTGGAGATGCCTCTGACCTTTGCGGAGTAA